From one Gemella morbillorum genomic stretch:
- the nth gene encoding endonuclease III, whose product MTGLTNKEKKIKAQQIIEYLDKVFPNVDCELDFSNNLELIIAVLLSAQCKDEYVNRATVSLFKHYKTIDDYADARVEDIEKHIRTLGLYKAKSKNIVGMANMLRDVYNYDIPKTREELETLPGVGRKTANVVLAVGFNVPAIAVDTHVERVAKMFGLADKKDNPLQVEKKLMSIFPMESWGRIHHQLIHLGRYKLPARGEKIIDPELEKLLI is encoded by the coding sequence ATGACTGGTTTAACAAATAAAGAAAAAAAGATAAAAGCACAACAAATTATTGAATATCTCGATAAAGTTTTTCCAAATGTAGATTGCGAACTAGATTTTTCTAATAATTTAGAACTAATTATAGCAGTTCTTTTATCTGCGCAATGTAAAGACGAATATGTAAATAGAGCTACAGTTAGTTTATTTAAGCACTATAAAACAATAGATGATTATGCGGATGCTAGAGTAGAAGATATAGAAAAACACATACGAACACTCGGGCTATATAAAGCTAAATCAAAAAATATTGTGGGTATGGCTAATATGTTAAGAGATGTATATAACTATGATATTCCAAAAACTAGAGAAGAATTAGAAACCCTTCCTGGAGTTGGGAGAAAAACGGCAAATGTTGTACTTGCTGTTGGATTTAATGTACCAGCTATAGCTGTTGATACACATGTAGAGCGTGTAGCGAAGATGTTTGGATTAGCAGACAAAAAAGACAATCCTCTTCAAGTTGAGAAAAAGCTCATGTCAATATTTCCTATGGAAAGTTGGGGACGTATACATCATCAATTAATTCACTTGGGTCGATATAAATTACCTGCAAGAGGTGAAAAAATTATTGACCCTGAATTAGAGAAATTATTAATTTAA
- the rsmB gene encoding 16S rRNA (cytosine(967)-C(5))-methyltransferase RsmB: MSNINTRKISYEILYDIFQEDAYSNITLNKYFNKYKLEEQDKRFISEVVYGTIKNKMYLEHILKNYSKGRVKSKAKIIIIMAIYQLLYMDKTPSFAIIDEAVKLSKKILGNITGNFVNGILRNIERNLNDLALKYKNKEEKFYIENSCPEELYSILKRQYGKEKAQSIVKSFNSKSKNSIRYNPLKISKESLVEKLGSNALSSDICEDSLLLNKLDINNKYFKEGYYIVQDEASSLVACAIGENVSTKYNILDTCAAPGGKSLHIASKYFNSSLISCDKYIHKLKLIQENIKKLEIDNIKTYEQDATKCNIDFLNNFDIVICDVPCSGIGVIKNKPEIKYKITDKYIESIAALQYKIIENSKGYVKVGGVLVYSTCTIDKRENIENIERFLNENKDFRLEKITLNNSKVKVQDNGTIEILPDDYECDGFFIAKLRKMEEKC, translated from the coding sequence ATGAGTAATATAAATACAAGAAAGATTTCATATGAAATTCTTTATGATATATTTCAAGAAGATGCCTATAGCAATATTACGTTAAATAAGTATTTTAATAAATATAAACTTGAAGAACAGGATAAACGTTTTATTAGCGAGGTAGTATACGGTACTATCAAAAATAAAATGTACTTGGAACATATATTAAAAAATTATTCAAAAGGTAGGGTTAAGTCTAAGGCTAAAATAATCATAATAATGGCTATTTATCAACTTTTATATATGGATAAAACTCCTAGTTTTGCAATAATAGATGAAGCGGTAAAACTATCAAAAAAAATATTAGGGAATATAACAGGGAATTTTGTTAATGGTATTTTGCGTAACATTGAGCGTAATTTAAATGATTTAGCATTAAAGTATAAAAATAAGGAAGAAAAGTTTTATATAGAGAATAGTTGTCCGGAAGAGTTATACAGTATTTTGAAGCGACAATATGGGAAAGAAAAAGCACAGAGTATTGTAAAATCGTTTAATTCTAAGAGTAAGAATAGTATTCGTTATAATCCTTTAAAAATATCAAAAGAGAGTTTAGTAGAAAAATTAGGTTCTAATGCTTTATCTAGTGATATATGTGAGGATAGCTTATTATTAAATAAATTAGACATAAATAATAAATATTTTAAAGAAGGATATTATATTGTTCAAGATGAGGCTAGTTCACTTGTTGCTTGTGCTATAGGAGAGAATGTTAGTACTAAATATAACATATTAGATACATGCGCTGCTCCAGGTGGAAAAAGTCTACATATTGCAAGTAAGTATTTTAATTCAAGTTTAATTTCATGTGATAAATATATACATAAATTGAAACTAATCCAAGAAAATATAAAGAAACTAGAAATAGATAATATTAAAACGTATGAGCAGGATGCAACAAAATGTAATATCGATTTTTTAAATAATTTTGATATTGTTATTTGTGATGTTCCGTGTTCTGGTATAGGTGTTATCAAAAATAAACCTGAAATTAAGTATAAAATTACTGATAAATACATAGAAAGCATAGCAGCTTTACAATATAAGATTATAGAAAATAGTAAAGGCTACGTAAAAGTAGGTGGGGTTCTTGTCTACTCTACATGCACAATCGATAAGAGAGAAAATATAGAAAATATAGAACGGTTCTTAAATGAAAATAAAGATTTTAGACTAGAGAAAATAACTTTAAATAATAGTAAAGTGAAAGTTCAAGATAATGGTACGATAGAAATATTACCAGATGATTATGAATGCGATGGATTTTTCATCGCTAAATTAAGAAAAATGGAGGAAAAATGTTAA
- the asnS gene encoding asparagine--tRNA ligase: MNISNLKEKLGEKVTLGAWIANKRSSGKIAFFQLRYGAGFVQAIALKESLGEEKYQQLRHLPQETSLKVTGLVKENDRELSGIELEIESFEVISEAIDYPITPKEHGVEFLADNRHIWIRSKKQHAILTIRNQIIKATYDFFEKEGFIKTDPPILTSSAPEGTTELFNTKYFDEEAYLSQSGQLYLEATAMAFGKVFSFGPTFRAEKSKTRRHLIEFWMIEAEMAFCNHAESLALQEAYVNYLLTEVLEKCQEQLKILGRDLEALNNARGEFPRIRYKDAIKLLKDNGFDDIEYGDDFGSPHETFIANSYNKPVFITHWPLDIKPFYMIEDPEEPGVVLCADLIAPEGYGEIIGGSQRIDDYDKLLENIKKHDLNLDAYGWYLDLRKYGSVEHAGFGLGLERTVAWITGNGHVRETVPFPRLLNRLTP, translated from the coding sequence TTGAATATCAGTAACTTAAAAGAGAAATTAGGAGAAAAAGTGACTCTTGGAGCTTGGATTGCTAACAAAAGAAGTAGTGGAAAAATTGCCTTTTTCCAATTACGTTATGGAGCAGGATTTGTTCAAGCTATTGCCTTAAAAGAGAGTCTTGGAGAAGAAAAGTATCAACAATTACGTCATTTACCACAAGAGACATCTTTAAAAGTGACTGGATTAGTTAAAGAAAATGATCGTGAATTATCAGGAATTGAGTTGGAAATCGAAAGTTTTGAGGTCATTTCAGAAGCTATTGATTATCCAATAACTCCAAAAGAGCATGGAGTAGAGTTTTTAGCGGATAATCGTCATATTTGGATTCGTTCTAAAAAACAACACGCTATTTTGACAATAAGAAATCAAATTATAAAAGCAACATATGATTTCTTTGAGAAGGAAGGTTTTATTAAAACAGATCCACCTATCCTTACTTCTTCAGCGCCAGAAGGAACAACAGAACTTTTTAATACTAAATATTTTGATGAGGAAGCCTATCTTTCTCAATCAGGTCAACTGTATCTTGAAGCGACTGCAATGGCGTTTGGAAAAGTCTTTTCATTTGGGCCTACATTTAGAGCTGAAAAATCTAAAACACGTCGCCATTTAATTGAATTTTGGATGATTGAAGCAGAAATGGCATTCTGTAATCATGCAGAAAGTTTAGCTCTACAAGAAGCATATGTAAATTACTTATTAACAGAAGTACTTGAAAAATGTCAAGAACAACTTAAAATTTTAGGACGTGATTTAGAGGCTCTTAACAATGCTCGTGGAGAATTCCCACGTATAAGATATAAAGATGCTATAAAATTATTAAAAGATAATGGTTTTGATGATATAGAGTATGGAGATGATTTCGGTTCACCTCATGAAACATTTATTGCTAATAGCTATAATAAACCAGTATTTATTACTCACTGGCCACTAGATATAAAACCATTTTATATGATAGAAGATCCAGAAGAACCAGGTGTAGTATTATGTGCAGACCTTATTGCACCGGAAGGATATGGTGAAATTATTGGTGGTTCTCAACGTATAGATGATTATGATAAACTATTAGAAAATATTAAAAAACATGACCTTAATCTTGATGCATATGGATGGTATTTAGATTTACGTAAATATGGTTCTGTAGAACATGCAGGATTTGGTTTAGGTCTTGAAAGAACGGTAGCTTGGATTACTGGAAATGGTCACGTTCGCGAAACAGTACCATTCCCTCGTTTATTAAACAGGCTGACACCATAG
- a CDS encoding protein phosphatase 2C domain-containing protein: MPLVYSYNSNKGRKLKNEDAVSVVKNKQGEALAIICDGVGSHSNAAYSSNYIVSTLEKDWQNLTFANFNNMKNWLYDKIEKLNKELFEKSKSKNKKMGTTIVAVATFDDQVVVYNIGDSRAYGITSDNEMSVVTIEDSFVGALIHAGVITEEEAKTHPEKHVLTQALATRERIDLHTFIDDLSKYDYFLICSDGLTNMLDEEEIKEIIRQEELSIAVEKLINLSVERGGVDNISVAILKNLRGDNSDK; this comes from the coding sequence ATGCCACTAGTATATTCGTATAATAGTAATAAAGGTAGAAAATTAAAAAATGAAGATGCAGTAAGTGTTGTTAAAAATAAACAAGGCGAGGCACTTGCTATAATTTGTGATGGTGTTGGAAGTCACAGCAATGCAGCATATTCAAGTAATTATATAGTTTCTACTTTGGAAAAAGATTGGCAAAACTTAACATTTGCTAATTTTAATAATATGAAAAATTGGTTGTATGACAAAATTGAAAAATTGAATAAAGAATTATTTGAAAAATCTAAATCTAAAAATAAAAAAATGGGTACAACAATTGTTGCAGTAGCAACTTTTGATGATCAAGTAGTGGTCTATAATATCGGAGATAGTAGAGCATATGGAATTACTAGTGACAATGAAATGAGTGTTGTTACTATCGAAGATTCATTTGTAGGTGCCTTGATTCATGCAGGTGTAATTACAGAAGAGGAAGCCAAAACTCATCCAGAAAAGCATGTACTTACACAAGCACTAGCTACTAGGGAAAGAATAGATTTGCATACTTTCATAGATGATTTATCAAAATATGATTACTTTTTGATTTGTTCAGATGGTTTAACTAACATGTTAGATGAGGAAGAGATTAAAGAAATAATTCGCCAAGAAGAATTATCTATAGCTGTTGAAAAATTAATAAATCTTAGTGTTGAGCGCGGTGGCGTAGATAATATATCTGTAGCGATATTAAAAAATTTAAGGGGTGACAATAGTGATAAATAA
- a CDS encoding methylated-DNA--[protein]-cysteine S-methyltransferase, with the protein MYYKIYHSPIGKLYLVSDGVYLTGCYLENQKYFPNKLNYWKENKDLMIFKNSEDWLKKYFNKENPDIDNVDIKFEGTDFRILVWEILRKIPYGKTTTYKDIADEIVKIKDLDNMSAQAVGNAVAHNPLLIFIPCHRVVAKNKSLVGFAAGIENKKILLDLEGNN; encoded by the coding sequence ATGTATTATAAAATTTATCATAGTCCAATTGGAAAACTTTATTTAGTTTCTGATGGAGTATATTTAACAGGCTGTTATTTAGAAAATCAGAAATATTTTCCGAATAAATTAAATTACTGGAAAGAAAATAAGGATTTAATGATATTCAAAAATAGCGAAGACTGGTTGAAAAAATATTTTAATAAGGAAAATCCAGATATTGATAATGTTGATATAAAATTTGAAGGAACTGATTTTAGGATATTAGTATGGGAGATATTAAGAAAAATACCGTATGGAAAAACTACAACATATAAAGATATTGCAGATGAGATAGTTAAAATAAAAGATTTGGATAATATGTCAGCTCAAGCAGTGGGAAATGCAGTTGCTCACAATCCACTATTAATATTTATACCATGTCATAGAGTTGTAGCGAAAAATAAGTCTTTAGTAGGATTTGCAGCAGGAATTGAAAATAAAAAAATATTGTTAGATTTAGAAGGAAATAATTAG
- the lspA gene encoding signal peptidase II: MLYIFIFALAFILFDQGSKYYIVEKMTLGQSSEIISNFFSITSHRNRGAAWGILQDSRLFFLAVTVLFLAILLYYVYNRKNILTKFDILTFSLIMGGAIGNFIDRLIRHEVVDFLDFRIFSYDFPIFNLADCYICIGVVFLLIKIYKEEN; encoded by the coding sequence ATGCTATATATTTTTATATTCGCGCTTGCTTTTATTTTATTTGATCAAGGAAGTAAGTACTATATTGTAGAAAAAATGACTTTAGGCCAAAGTTCAGAGATTATATCTAATTTTTTTAGTATTACTTCTCATAGAAATAGAGGCGCTGCTTGGGGAATTTTACAAGATAGCAGATTATTTTTTTTAGCGGTAACAGTACTATTTTTAGCAATACTTCTTTACTATGTGTACAATCGAAAAAACATATTAACTAAATTTGATATTTTAACTTTTTCACTTATTATGGGTGGTGCAATCGGTAATTTTATTGATAGACTAATCCGTCATGAAGTGGTAGATTTTTTAGATTTTAGAATTTTTAGTTATGATTTTCCAATATTTAATCTAGCAGATTGTTATATTTGTATTGGGGTAGTATTTTTATTAATAAAAATATATAAAGAAGAAAATTAA
- the pknB gene encoding Stk1 family PASTA domain-containing Ser/Thr kinase yields MINNIICNRYKILDHLGTGGMATVWLGYDTILDRKVAIKTFKIDANDTDAVKRFNREAKAVTSLSHPNIVSIYDVENEGDFYYLILEYVEGMTLKDYMAKNPKMPVETIVHIAKQIADGLSHAHQNGIIHRDIKPQNILMNNDLTCKITDFGIARAYGDTTLTQTNQMLGTVYYLSPEQARGNVATAQSDIYSLGILIFEMITGQIPFKGESAVAIALKHLQEELPDIDRYRENVPQSVKNIVLKATMKNPNERYISSKELAVDLSTVLNPERLYENKYTGFKISDTKYSNTQNYNQTQYVDVRDIESSYANTSYQNQEFYDDYNDNEKHTQDRYNKNKGSYKNNYPDKKEKEKTSRAKHIILAILAIIAIVVGSFFAYNYIIGADSVSVPDVKNKTVEEAKVSIVKAGLEVGDITEVASDDVKENTVIETDPKAGKKIRKGSKVDLRVSSGKKTVDMPNYIGLDEDTAKRNAAKLGFKNITVEKVESDKYDAGKVVSQNITAGTEIVPKDRELIIKVSTGKKKITMPNLIGEDRSTVESLVSSYGFRNVSYKEEYSDQEEGTVISQSIRSGTSIIPSEESLEIVVSKGKNRLKPSNPNDSNGNDFGNTNNNTGGNRSGRNNN; encoded by the coding sequence GTGATAAATAATATAATATGCAATAGATACAAAATACTAGATCATCTCGGAACTGGTGGGATGGCAACGGTATGGTTAGGGTATGATACGATATTAGATCGTAAAGTAGCTATAAAGACATTTAAAATAGATGCTAATGATACAGATGCGGTAAAAAGGTTTAATAGGGAGGCTAAGGCTGTTACTAGTCTTTCACATCCTAATATTGTTTCAATTTATGATGTTGAAAATGAAGGGGATTTTTATTATCTTATATTAGAATATGTTGAAGGGATGACACTAAAAGACTATATGGCAAAAAATCCTAAAATGCCTGTTGAAACTATTGTCCATATTGCAAAACAGATTGCTGATGGACTTAGTCATGCTCATCAAAATGGTATTATTCATAGAGATATAAAACCTCAAAATATTTTAATGAATAATGATTTAACTTGTAAAATTACAGATTTTGGTATTGCAAGAGCCTATGGAGATACTACTCTGACACAAACTAATCAAATGTTAGGAACTGTTTATTATTTATCTCCAGAACAGGCACGTGGGAATGTTGCAACAGCACAGAGTGATATTTATTCTTTAGGTATTTTAATTTTTGAAATGATTACTGGACAGATTCCATTTAAAGGAGAGTCTGCAGTTGCTATTGCATTAAAACATTTACAAGAAGAATTACCTGATATTGACAGATATAGAGAGAATGTGCCTCAAAGTGTAAAAAATATTGTATTAAAAGCAACTATGAAAAATCCAAATGAACGTTACATTAGTTCTAAAGAATTAGCAGTTGACTTAAGTACAGTTTTAAATCCAGAACGATTGTATGAAAATAAATATACTGGATTTAAGATTTCAGATACTAAATATTCTAACACGCAAAATTATAACCAAACTCAGTATGTTGATGTACGTGATATCGAATCTAGTTATGCAAATACTAGTTATCAAAACCAAGAGTTTTACGATGACTATAATGATAATGAAAAACATACACAGGATAGATATAATAAAAATAAGGGGAGCTATAAAAATAATTATCCAGATAAAAAAGAGAAAGAAAAGACTTCTAGAGCGAAACATATTATTTTAGCAATTTTAGCTATAATAGCGATAGTTGTTGGTTCGTTCTTTGCGTATAATTATATTATAGGAGCAGATAGTGTGTCTGTGCCCGATGTAAAAAATAAAACAGTTGAAGAAGCTAAAGTGTCGATTGTAAAAGCAGGATTAGAAGTGGGGGATATTACTGAAGTCGCAAGTGACGATGTCAAGGAAAATACGGTAATAGAAACAGATCCTAAAGCAGGTAAAAAAATAAGAAAAGGATCTAAAGTAGATTTACGTGTTTCTTCTGGAAAGAAAACAGTTGATATGCCAAATTATATTGGGTTGGATGAAGATACAGCAAAACGAAATGCAGCAAAACTTGGTTTTAAAAATATAACAGTAGAAAAAGTTGAGAGCGATAAGTATGATGCAGGTAAAGTTGTTTCTCAAAATATTACAGCAGGTACAGAAATAGTTCCAAAAGATAGAGAATTAATTATTAAAGTTTCTACAGGTAAGAAAAAAATAACAATGCCTAATCTAATTGGCGAGGATAGAAGCACGGTTGAGAGCTTAGTTTCTTCATATGGTTTTAGAAATGTATCTTATAAAGAGGAATACTCTGATCAAGAAGAAGGAACTGTTATTTCTCAAAGCATTAGAAGTGGAACTAGTATTATTCCTAGTGAGGAATCATTAGAGATAGTTGTGTCTAAAGGAAAAAATAGATTGAAACCATCAAATCCTAACGATAGTAATGGAAATGACTTTGGTAATACAAATAATAATACAGGTGGAAATAGATCAGGAAGAAATAATAATTAG
- the fmt gene encoding methionyl-tRNA formyltransferase — MDKKKIVFMGTPKFAVPVLEMLIEKYGVDLVITQPDKKVGRKKVLTAPPVKVIAEEKGIKVLQPEKISNDENVLSELKELNPDIIITAAYGQLVPETILEIPKYKCINVHGSLLPKLRGGAPIQYSILEDHGKTGITIMYMVKKLDAGDMISKVEVDILDSDNYESLHDKLSIAGRDLLKETLPNIFTGNIAPEKQDDSLATFARNILREDEKIDWNKSARQIFNQIRALDPTPGAFTYLDENVLKIWNSEVVDLEENFSSKKVGTIIKQDKKHIYLLCGENTVLKVKELQISGKKRMPVVNFLSNKKDYVGTILGGINE, encoded by the coding sequence ATGGATAAGAAAAAAATAGTATTTATGGGAACTCCCAAGTTCGCTGTTCCTGTATTAGAAATGTTAATAGAAAAATACGGAGTAGATTTAGTAATAACTCAACCTGATAAAAAAGTAGGAAGAAAAAAAGTTTTAACTGCACCACCAGTTAAGGTTATTGCTGAAGAAAAAGGTATAAAAGTATTACAGCCCGAAAAAATTTCGAATGATGAAAATGTTTTATCAGAATTAAAAGAATTAAATCCAGATATTATTATCACTGCAGCATATGGGCAATTAGTACCAGAGACTATATTAGAAATACCTAAATATAAATGTATAAATGTTCATGGTTCATTGCTTCCAAAATTAAGAGGGGGGGCGCCAATTCAGTATTCAATTTTAGAAGACCATGGAAAAACAGGAATTACTATTATGTATATGGTAAAAAAATTAGATGCTGGAGATATGATATCTAAAGTAGAAGTAGATATATTAGATAGCGATAATTATGAAAGTCTACATGATAAACTTTCAATTGCAGGAAGGGATTTATTAAAAGAAACTTTACCGAATATATTTACAGGAAATATTGCTCCAGAAAAACAAGATGATTCATTAGCAACATTTGCTCGTAATATTCTCAGAGAAGATGAGAAGATAGATTGGAATAAATCAGCAAGACAAATATTTAATCAAATTCGAGCATTAGATCCTACACCAGGAGCATTTACATATTTGGATGAAAATGTACTTAAAATTTGGAATAGTGAAGTAGTTGACTTAGAAGAAAACTTTTCATCGAAAAAAGTAGGAACTATAATTAAACAAGATAAAAAACATATTTACCTTCTTTGCGGAGAAAATACAGTACTTAAAGTTAAAGAATTACAAATATCAGGGAAAAAACGTATGCCAGTTGTTAATTTTTTATCAAATAAAAAAGATTATGTTGGAACAATTTTAGGTGGAATTAATGAGTAA
- the rlmN gene encoding 23S rRNA (adenine(2503)-C(2))-methyltransferase RlmN, protein MLITDFKGYKKSRWLKDFEKMSIYSIRLDQLEEYLVSIGEKKFRAKQIYDWLYKKRITSFTEMKNVPKSLQEKLAEEFEITTLNTIIKQESIDGTMKFLFELQDKYTIESVLMKNKYGNSLCVTTQVGCRIGCTFCASTLGGLKRNLEAGEIVSQVLKVQQELDKRGERISSIVIMGIGEPFENYDEMMDFIKIVNSDESFNIGARHITVSTSGIVPKIYDFANEKIQINFAVSLHAPTNELRSKIMPVNRAYNIDKLMEALKYYQKTTNRRITFEYGLMGKVNDQREHAEKLSEIIKDLNCHVNLIPINYVPERNYVRTSKNDIFAFEKVLKKNRVNVTIRRTQGDDIDAACGQLRAKERKDEVKGGIPDATSIFV, encoded by the coding sequence ATGTTAATTACAGATTTTAAAGGCTATAAAAAGTCTAGATGGTTAAAAGATTTCGAAAAGATGTCTATATACTCTATACGCCTAGATCAACTAGAAGAGTATTTAGTTAGCATAGGTGAGAAAAAATTCAGAGCAAAACAAATTTATGATTGGTTATATAAAAAACGTATTACTAGTTTTACAGAAATGAAGAATGTTCCAAAATCTTTACAAGAAAAACTAGCAGAAGAGTTTGAGATAACAACCCTTAATACGATTATAAAGCAAGAATCAATAGATGGTACGATGAAGTTTTTATTTGAATTGCAAGATAAGTATACTATTGAAAGTGTTCTTATGAAGAATAAATATGGAAATTCTTTATGTGTTACAACGCAAGTAGGTTGTAGAATTGGATGTACATTTTGCGCTTCAACGTTAGGAGGACTAAAGCGTAATTTAGAAGCGGGTGAGATAGTATCACAAGTTCTGAAAGTTCAACAAGAACTGGATAAAAGAGGAGAAAGAATTTCTAGTATAGTAATTATGGGAATTGGGGAACCTTTTGAGAATTATGATGAAATGATGGACTTTATAAAAATTGTAAATAGTGATGAGAGTTTTAATATTGGTGCTCGCCATATCACAGTTTCTACATCAGGAATAGTTCCTAAAATTTATGATTTTGCAAATGAAAAAATTCAGATTAATTTTGCAGTTTCACTGCATGCACCAACAAATGAATTACGTAGTAAAATAATGCCAGTTAACCGTGCTTATAATATTGACAAACTTATGGAAGCATTAAAATACTATCAAAAAACTACAAATCGCCGTATTACATTTGAATATGGCCTTATGGGTAAAGTAAACGATCAACGAGAACATGCGGAAAAACTATCTGAAATTATTAAAGATTTAAATTGCCATGTAAACCTAATTCCTATAAACTATGTTCCAGAACGTAATTATGTAAGAACGAGTAAAAATGATATTTTCGCATTTGAAAAAGTATTGAAAAAAAATAGAGTAAATGTAACTATAAGAAGAACACAAGGAGATGATATAGATGCAGCTTGTGGACAGCTTAGAGCGAAAGAACGTAAAGACGAGGTAAAAGGAGGAATTCCAGATGCCACTAGTATATTCGTATAA